Proteins from a genomic interval of Youhaiella tibetensis:
- a CDS encoding outer membrane protein, which translates to MSLIRKLAIAAVLAMAPLPVVAADAITYETSAPSSAIPVADAGFDWNGFYGGVYGAGQFSAGRGNQYGLGIDLGVNAQFDFYLVGAEVAVQGLAGGEGESSYGQVLAKGGVLVADDLALYATAGYGIDLGVPDQSNWLLGAGVEMAITDNVSLRAQFLHGFEAEGSNPTNQVTIGANYHF; encoded by the coding sequence ATGAGCTTGATCAGGAAACTTGCGATCGCAGCCGTTCTGGCTATGGCGCCGCTTCCTGTCGTGGCGGCCGATGCCATAACCTACGAAACCAGCGCGCCTTCGTCCGCGATTCCCGTTGCCGATGCCGGCTTTGACTGGAACGGATTCTATGGCGGCGTCTATGGCGCCGGCCAGTTCAGCGCCGGGCGCGGCAACCAGTACGGCCTCGGCATCGACCTGGGCGTCAATGCGCAATTCGATTTCTATCTCGTCGGCGCCGAAGTGGCGGTGCAGGGCCTCGCGGGCGGCGAGGGCGAGAGTTCCTATGGCCAGGTCCTGGCCAAGGGCGGTGTCCTGGTTGCGGACGACCTGGCGCTTTATGCCACCGCCGGCTACGGCATCGACCTGGGCGTTCCGGACCAGAGCAACTGGCTGCTGGGTGCGGGCGTCGAGATGGCCATCACCGATAACGTCTCCCTGCGCGCGCAATTCCTGCACGGGTTCGAGGCCGAAGGCAGCAATCCGACCAACCAGGTCACCATTGGCGCGAACTATCACTTCTGA
- a CDS encoding class II D-tagatose-bisphosphate aldolase, non-catalytic subunit — translation MDLRRLTELFETNRKTGHGGIASVCSAHPLVIGATLALAGERDQLALIEATCNQVNQFGGYTGLEPADFAAMVRKEAESVGLGEDDLLLGGDHLGPQPWRSEPAEEALGKARDLVRAFAAAGFQKLHLDCSMRCADDPDVLPDALIAGRAASLASAAEETGARPLYVIGTEVPPPGGMGAGHHIAVTSPASVKDTYEAHHEAFATVGLKDAFSRVVAVVVQPGLDFGNEEIVHFAPDKADRLAEAVRDYPGIVFEAHSTDYQLPAAYRELVARHFAILKVGPAATFAMREAFYALEAMEAELVPSGERSRLRAMVEASMLMRPADWQAHYHGDADKQAYLRHFSYSDRIRYYWAAPEIEAARERLFANLARTGLPLPLISQYLPQHHGAVAEGRIEATPGALVGANVVRALAPYFDAAASH, via the coding sequence ATGGACCTGCGTCGTCTGACCGAGCTCTTCGAAACCAACCGGAAGACCGGCCATGGGGGCATTGCCTCGGTGTGCAGCGCCCATCCTCTTGTCATCGGCGCGACACTGGCGCTGGCGGGCGAGCGGGACCAGCTGGCGCTCATCGAAGCGACCTGCAACCAGGTCAACCAGTTCGGCGGTTACACCGGCCTCGAGCCTGCCGACTTCGCGGCAATGGTTCGCAAGGAAGCGGAATCGGTCGGATTGGGCGAGGACGACCTGCTGCTCGGGGGCGATCACCTTGGCCCGCAACCCTGGCGCAGCGAGCCTGCCGAGGAAGCCCTGGGAAAGGCGCGCGATCTCGTGCGCGCTTTTGCGGCTGCCGGATTTCAGAAGCTGCACCTGGACTGCTCGATGCGTTGCGCCGACGATCCGGACGTCCTTCCCGACGCCCTGATCGCCGGACGCGCTGCCAGTCTCGCGAGTGCGGCGGAGGAGACGGGCGCGCGTCCACTCTATGTCATCGGCACAGAGGTGCCCCCACCCGGCGGCATGGGCGCCGGTCATCACATCGCCGTCACCTCGCCCGCAAGCGTCAAGGACACCTACGAAGCCCACCACGAGGCCTTTGCCACGGTCGGACTCAAGGATGCCTTCTCACGCGTCGTGGCTGTCGTGGTTCAACCAGGCCTTGATTTCGGCAATGAGGAGATCGTCCATTTTGCGCCCGACAAGGCCGATCGCCTGGCCGAAGCGGTGCGGGACTATCCGGGAATCGTTTTCGAAGCGCACTCGACCGACTACCAGCTGCCTGCCGCCTACAGGGAGCTGGTGGCGCGTCACTTCGCGATCCTCAAGGTGGGCCCCGCCGCTACATTTGCGATGCGCGAAGCGTTTTATGCGCTCGAAGCCATGGAAGCCGAACTCGTGCCCTCGGGCGAGCGCTCGCGGCTACGCGCCATGGTCGAAGCCAGCATGCTGATGCGCCCGGCAGACTGGCAGGCGCACTATCATGGCGACGCGGACAAGCAGGCCTATCTGCGCCATTTCAGCTACTCGGACCGTATCCGCTACTACTGGGCCGCCCCGGAGATCGAGGCGGCACGCGAACGCCTCTTCGCCAACCTGGCCCGTACCGGCCTGCCACTTCCGCTGATCAGCCAATACCTGCCCCAGCATCACGGCGCGGTGGCAGAAGGTCGGATCGAGGCAACGCCCGGTGCACTGGTCGGCGCCAATGTGGTGCGGGCGCTCGCCCCCTATTTCGACGCCGCGGCGAGCCATTGA
- a CDS encoding outer membrane protein: MKISALLAGVGVATLMASGAHAADLMLPVQPTPVVDTSIFNFDGFYAGITGGGAWVSGGGSAGSIGVVAGANFTVADPFLLGVEGQFDGLYYDSGLNGYDALILGKIGVLASPQVLVYASLGGGWVHDNAGGGTTYGTWAYGGGVEVAVTDNMSIRGEVLGLHMPDAVNQNAAKATIGVLFHF; encoded by the coding sequence ATGAAGATTTCTGCACTTTTGGCTGGCGTTGGCGTTGCCACGCTCATGGCGTCGGGCGCTCATGCGGCCGACCTTATGCTCCCGGTTCAGCCGACTCCGGTTGTTGATACCTCGATCTTCAATTTCGATGGTTTCTACGCTGGTATCACTGGCGGCGGCGCTTGGGTTTCCGGTGGTGGTTCGGCTGGTTCGATCGGCGTTGTCGCCGGTGCCAACTTCACCGTCGCCGACCCGTTCCTGCTCGGTGTCGAAGGCCAGTTCGATGGCCTGTACTACGACTCCGGCCTCAACGGCTATGATGCCCTCATCCTCGGCAAGATCGGCGTTCTCGCCTCGCCGCAGGTCCTGGTTTATGCTTCGCTCGGTGGTGGCTGGGTCCACGACAACGCCGGCGGCGGCACGACCTACGGCACCTGGGCTTACGGCGGTGGCGTTGAAGTGGCTGTGACCGACAACATGTCGATCCGCGGCGAAGTTCTGGGCCTGCACATGCCTGATGCAGTCAACCAGAATGCGGCCAAGGCGACCATCGGCGTCCTGTTCCACTTCTAG
- a CDS encoding NADH-quinone oxidoreductase subunit A encodes MNELLSNYLPIVLFIGIAGVIGLALLVAPFIVAFKKPDPEKVSAFEAGFDAFDDARMKVDVRYYLVSILFIIFDLEVAFLFPWAVAFKDVGWFGFWSMMIFLGVLTVGFIYEWRKGALEWD; translated from the coding sequence ATGAACGAATTGCTCAGCAACTACCTGCCTATCGTGCTCTTCATAGGCATCGCCGGCGTCATTGGTTTGGCGCTGCTTGTGGCCCCCTTCATCGTTGCCTTCAAGAAGCCCGATCCCGAGAAGGTTTCCGCCTTCGAAGCCGGCTTCGATGCGTTCGATGACGCGCGCATGAAGGTCGACGTCCGATACTACCTCGTGTCGATTCTCTTCATCATCTTCGATCTCGAAGTCGCCTTCCTGTTTCCGTGGGCCGTGGCCTTCAAGGATGTGGGCTGGTTCGGCTTCTGGTCGATGATGATCTTCCTGGGCGTTCTGACCGTGGGCTTCATCTACGAGTGGCGCAAAGGAGCGTTGGAATGGGATTGA
- a CDS encoding SDR family NAD(P)-dependent oxidoreductase yields MQRVLVTGAAKGIGQAVAEAFAAQGAALVLMDLDEAALTETARSLAGAQRVEILVGSVASATDCAAAAELAQSALGGLDVLSHNAGIQTYGTVETTDEELWDRTLGVNLKGAFLISRAVMPLLRQSRGSVVHMASVQGMASQAGVTAYSVSKHGLIGLVHSMAIDYAPFGVRVNGIAPGSVDTPMLRASVALAEHPDEVWAEIRHMHPLGRSARPSEIAEAVLFLASEKASFITGEVLRVDGGMLAGLGGSPKKE; encoded by the coding sequence ATGCAACGTGTCCTCGTCACCGGCGCCGCCAAAGGAATCGGCCAGGCAGTCGCCGAGGCTTTTGCGGCCCAGGGCGCCGCCCTGGTGCTGATGGACCTCGACGAAGCGGCCCTGACGGAGACGGCCCGAAGCCTTGCGGGAGCCCAGCGGGTGGAAATCTTGGTCGGCTCGGTGGCAAGCGCAACTGACTGCGCCGCCGCCGCCGAACTGGCGCAAAGCGCCCTTGGCGGCCTCGATGTCCTCTCCCACAACGCCGGCATCCAGACCTACGGCACGGTCGAAACGACCGATGAAGAGCTTTGGGATCGCACGCTCGGCGTCAACCTCAAGGGTGCCTTCCTCATTTCGCGCGCCGTGATGCCCTTGCTGCGCCAGTCACGCGGCTCCGTCGTCCACATGGCTTCGGTGCAGGGCATGGCCTCCCAGGCGGGCGTCACCGCCTATTCGGTCTCCAAGCACGGCCTGATCGGGCTGGTGCACTCGATGGCCATCGACTACGCCCCCTTCGGCGTTCGCGTGAACGGCATCGCGCCCGGCTCGGTGGATACGCCCATGCTGCGGGCGTCCGTCGCGCTGGCCGAGCATCCCGACGAGGTCTGGGCCGAGATCCGCCATATGCACCCGCTCGGACGGAGCGCACGGCCATCCGAGATCGCCGAGGCGGTGCTGTTCCTCGCCTCCGAGAAGGCCTCGTTCATAACGGGAGAAGTCCTGCGGGTGGATGGCGGCATGCTGGCTGGCCTGGGTGGCTCACCCAAGAAGGAATAG